One stretch of Niallia sp. XMNu-256 DNA includes these proteins:
- the nuoH gene encoding NADH-quinone oxidoreductase subunit NuoH: MEGLLQSSPSLTNVGIYFLLAVVFLLALLGFVSYAVLAERKVMGYMQLRHGPNQLGGKWGLLQTVADVLKLLLKEDTIPKLADRPLFILAPIIAFAPSFMVLAVIPFTDKFQFADIGVGLLYYIAISGLTTLGIVTGGWASNNKYALLGSMRAAAQMISYEIPLVMSVVGVILLTGSMNLNDIVAAQENGWFILLQPIAFVVFFIAAVAELNRVPFDLPESESELVSGYHVEYSGFRFAFFMLTEYVYMFGMSALVTVLFLGGWLPLPFLDFIPGAVWFALKFSLILFILLWLRVTFPRVRPDQLMEFGWKVLLPVALANIFLTAIVKELMKLF, translated from the coding sequence ATGGAAGGTCTTTTACAAAGTAGTCCAAGTCTAACGAATGTAGGGATTTACTTTTTACTTGCTGTTGTCTTCCTATTAGCCTTGCTCGGGTTTGTATCCTATGCCGTTTTGGCAGAGAGGAAGGTCATGGGATACATGCAGCTACGCCACGGTCCTAATCAATTAGGTGGAAAATGGGGTCTGCTCCAAACGGTTGCAGATGTTCTGAAGCTTTTATTAAAAGAAGATACCATTCCGAAACTTGCTGATCGACCGTTATTTATACTAGCGCCAATTATTGCGTTTGCTCCATCCTTTATGGTGCTGGCCGTCATTCCTTTTACTGATAAATTTCAGTTTGCCGATATTGGGGTTGGATTGCTTTACTATATAGCGATATCAGGGTTGACGACATTAGGAATTGTAACGGGCGGATGGGCTTCCAACAACAAATATGCACTTTTAGGTTCGATGCGGGCAGCCGCTCAAATGATTTCTTATGAAATTCCGCTTGTCATGTCTGTCGTTGGCGTCATCTTATTGACAGGCAGTATGAATTTAAATGATATTGTCGCGGCTCAGGAAAATGGCTGGTTTATTTTATTACAACCGATTGCTTTTGTCGTATTCTTCATTGCAGCTGTAGCTGAACTAAACCGGGTTCCATTTGACCTTCCAGAGTCTGAGTCAGAGCTCGTTTCAGGGTATCATGTTGAATATTCAGGGTTCCGATTTGCCTTCTTTATGTTGACGGAATATGTATATATGTTTGGGATGTCCGCGTTAGTTACTGTCTTATTTTTAGGCGGATGGCTGCCGCTTCCGTTTTTAGACTTTATTCCTGGGGCTGTCTGGTTTGCCTTGAAATTTAGCCTAATTCTTTTCATCTTGTTGTGGTTGCGTGTTACATTCCCACGTGTCCGTCCAGATCAACTCATGGAATTCGGGTGGAAGGTACTTTTGCCGGTCGCTCTGGCAAATATTTTTCTTACAGCGATAGTAAAAGAATTGATGAAACTATTTTAA
- the nuoK gene encoding NADH-quinone oxidoreductase subunit NuoK, producing MSSVPISAYLALALILFCIGLYGALTKRNTVIVLISIELMLNSVNINLVAFSKLGIAPSIDGQIFALFMMAVAAAEAAIGLAILIALYRNRKTVNIDEMNTMKH from the coding sequence ATGAGTTCTGTACCAATTTCAGCCTACCTCGCTCTAGCCTTAATCCTTTTCTGTATTGGGCTATATGGGGCATTAACGAAGCGAAATACGGTCATTGTTCTTATTTCGATTGAGTTAATGTTAAACTCCGTAAATATTAATCTAGTTGCGTTTAGTAAATTAGGGATTGCTCCATCGATTGACGGACAAATCTTTGCCTTGTTCATGATGGCTGTCGCAGCCGCCGAGGCAGCAATTGGTTTAGCGATCTTGATTGCCCTCTATCGAAATCGTAAAACCGTGAACATTGATGAAATGAACACAATGAAACATTGA
- the nuoN gene encoding NADH-quinone oxidoreductase subunit NuoN has protein sequence MDLETLLSFEWGTMMPEFIILGVATVITLLDLFMPKKQSRKILGWIGFVGILAAIVSLLGLLDRDVTSILYDTFRLDAFAKAFKLLLLVGAGLVMLLAMGYEPKEGISEYRGEFFYLFMTALLGAMIMSSSGDLITLFIGLELLSISSYILAGLRKKHIGSNESAMKYVINGSISTAVTMFGMSYVYGLTGTTNLADMREVLVGLNDSQMAFLLGIAFLMIFVGLSFKIAAAPYHMWAPDVYQGAPTPVTAFLSVVSKTAGFVIIVRILLSIFLLTASNGPNSEPILLVMVDFIAIIAAVTMVVGNVVALRQTNIKRLFAYSSIAHAGYLLVALTALSAFMFDSLWFYLMAYLFMNLGAFAIIGLFTDQKESEDIRHFSGLYQRSPALAVAMGIMILSLAGIPGTAGFIGKLNIITGALVLDQPMYVLVSVMIATTVISYVYYFRILAQMFFRKAVTLQPIKVPVPTGIVLALCVAATILFGIFPNFAFDFLQAQFYEFGDFLR, from the coding sequence ATGGATCTCGAAACATTGTTATCATTTGAATGGGGAACGATGATGCCTGAGTTCATCATCCTAGGGGTAGCGACGGTTATAACTTTACTCGATTTATTTATGCCAAAAAAGCAAAGTCGAAAAATTCTCGGCTGGATTGGCTTCGTTGGGATTCTTGCTGCGATTGTGTCATTGCTCGGTCTGCTTGATCGTGATGTGACTTCCATTTTATACGATACATTCCGACTTGATGCTTTTGCAAAAGCGTTTAAACTGCTCCTATTAGTTGGTGCCGGGCTCGTGATGCTGTTGGCGATGGGTTATGAGCCAAAAGAAGGAATATCTGAGTATCGCGGAGAGTTTTTCTATCTATTTATGACCGCCCTTTTAGGCGCCATGATTATGTCGTCAAGTGGGGACTTAATCACGTTATTTATCGGTCTCGAATTATTATCAATTTCTTCCTATATATTGGCAGGATTACGGAAGAAACACATTGGCTCCAATGAATCTGCGATGAAATATGTGATTAATGGCAGTATTTCAACAGCTGTTACGATGTTTGGAATGAGCTATGTTTATGGACTAACAGGAACAACCAATTTAGCGGATATGCGTGAGGTGTTAGTCGGATTAAACGATTCACAAATGGCCTTTTTGCTTGGGATTGCTTTTCTTATGATCTTTGTCGGGTTATCCTTTAAAATTGCAGCAGCGCCTTATCATATGTGGGCGCCAGATGTCTATCAAGGGGCACCAACACCAGTTACAGCATTTCTAAGTGTCGTTTCAAAAACAGCTGGCTTTGTCATTATTGTTCGGATTCTTCTATCCATCTTTCTCTTAACGGCTTCAAACGGTCCGAACTCAGAGCCGATTTTACTTGTCATGGTTGATTTTATCGCGATCATTGCTGCTGTCACGATGGTGGTCGGAAATGTAGTGGCCTTACGGCAAACAAATATCAAGCGACTTTTTGCTTACTCAAGCATCGCTCATGCTGGTTATCTATTAGTGGCTTTGACTGCTTTATCGGCCTTTATGTTTGATTCGTTATGGTTTTATTTAATGGCCTATTTGTTTATGAATCTAGGTGCATTTGCGATCATTGGACTATTTACAGATCAGAAAGAATCGGAAGATATTCGCCATTTCTCAGGGTTATATCAAAGGTCGCCAGCACTTGCCGTTGCGATGGGAATCATGATCTTATCGTTAGCGGGGATCCCTGGGACTGCCGGATTTATTGGGAAGCTTAATATCATTACAGGGGCACTTGTTCTCGATCAACCGATGTATGTCCTAGTGTCTGTAATGATTGCCACAACAGTCATTTCATATGTTTATTATTTCAGGATCCTGGCACAAATGTTCTTCCGTAAAGCTGTAACACTCCAGCCGATCAAAGTGCCCGTGCCAACTGGGATCGTCTTAGCACTTTGTGTAGCGGCAACCATTTTATTTGGAATCTTTCCAAACTTTGCGTTTGACTTTTTACAAGCTCAATTTTATGAATTTGGTGATTTTTTACGGTAA
- the murA gene encoding UDP-N-acetylglucosamine 1-carboxyvinyltransferase, which translates to MEKIIVRGGKRLSGTVKVEGAKNSVLPVIAATLLASDGRSVIRDVPTLSDVYTINEVLRYLNADVAFENNTVIVDASRTLSVEAPFEYVRKMRASVLVMGSLLARNGRARVALPGGCAIGSRPIDQHLKGFEAMGATVKVGNGFIEAEAKNGRLHGAKIYLDFPSVGATENIMMAAVLADGVTVIDNVAKEPEIVDLANFLNKMGAKVKGAGTGTIRIEGVDVLYGAEHHIIPDRIEAGTFMVAAAITGGNVLVKGAVPEHLNSLIAKMVEMGVTIMEEDEGLRVIGSDHLKAVDIKTMPHPGFPTDMQSQMMALLLHAQGTSMITETVFENRFMHVEEFRRMNADLKIEGRSVVINGPSNLQGAEVAATDLRAAAALVLSGLVADGITRVTELKHLDRGYVDFHEKLASLGADIERVKEVEEVASYDEKIVSDLNA; encoded by the coding sequence TTGGAAAAAATTATCGTCCGTGGCGGAAAAAGGTTAAGCGGAACCGTGAAAGTAGAGGGTGCAAAGAACTCTGTTTTACCTGTAATCGCCGCAACACTGTTAGCAAGTGATGGAAGAAGTGTCATTCGAGATGTGCCTACACTCTCCGATGTATACACCATCAATGAAGTTTTACGTTATTTAAATGCCGATGTGGCTTTTGAAAATAACACGGTCATCGTGGATGCATCTAGAACGTTGAGTGTAGAGGCACCGTTTGAATATGTTAGAAAAATGAGAGCGTCTGTCTTAGTGATGGGCTCACTACTTGCAAGAAATGGTCGTGCTCGCGTCGCCTTACCAGGTGGCTGTGCGATTGGATCAAGACCGATTGATCAACATCTAAAAGGCTTTGAGGCTATGGGAGCTACTGTGAAAGTCGGAAATGGCTTTATTGAAGCAGAAGCTAAAAATGGCCGTTTGCATGGAGCTAAAATATATTTGGATTTTCCAAGTGTAGGAGCAACTGAAAACATTATGATGGCTGCCGTCTTAGCAGATGGAGTAACAGTCATTGATAACGTAGCGAAAGAACCAGAGATTGTCGATTTAGCAAACTTCCTTAATAAAATGGGAGCAAAAGTGAAAGGTGCTGGCACAGGAACCATTCGAATTGAAGGTGTCGATGTGTTATATGGCGCTGAACATCATATTATTCCTGACCGAATTGAAGCAGGAACCTTTATGGTCGCTGCAGCGATTACAGGCGGGAATGTTCTTGTTAAAGGAGCCGTACCAGAGCATCTTAACTCATTAATTGCAAAAATGGTGGAAATGGGCGTTACGATTATGGAAGAGGATGAGGGGCTTCGTGTAATTGGTAGCGATCATTTAAAGGCTGTGGACATTAAAACAATGCCGCATCCAGGATTTCCAACCGATATGCAATCACAAATGATGGCACTCCTTCTTCATGCTCAAGGAACTTCCATGATTACGGAGACCGTTTTTGAAAATCGTTTTATGCATGTCGAAGAATTCCGTCGTATGAATGCTGATTTGAAGATTGAAGGTCGTTCTGTTGTAATTAATGGCCCTTCAAATCTACAAGGAGCGGAAGTGGCTGCGACAGATTTACGTGCGGCTGCGGCTTTAGTTCTATCTGGTCTTGTAGCTGACGGTATCACACGTGTGACTGAATTAAAGCATTTGGACCGTGGATATGTTGATTTCCATGAAAAATTGGCTTCACTAGGCGCAGACATTGAAAGAGTCAAAGAAGTAGAAGAGGTCGCCTCTTATGATGAGAAGATTGTCTCTGATTTAAATGCATAA
- the nuoI gene encoding NADH-quinone oxidoreductase subunit NuoI: protein MLGLMKGLTYTLKNLAREKVTYDYPNKPLPLPDRFRGIQKFYPDKCIVCNLCANICPTDCITLTGKKNPDPEAKVKKVIDTYDINFEICILCDLCTEVCPTEAIIMTNNFELAQYSRDKLYKDLEWLDENDQNIRQVNKP, encoded by the coding sequence ATGCTTGGATTAATGAAGGGTTTAACCTATACACTGAAAAATCTAGCACGTGAAAAAGTAACCTATGACTACCCAAATAAGCCGCTTCCTCTTCCAGATCGTTTTCGCGGCATTCAAAAATTTTATCCGGATAAATGCATTGTTTGTAATCTCTGTGCGAATATTTGTCCGACGGATTGTATTACGTTGACAGGCAAGAAAAATCCAGACCCTGAAGCGAAGGTAAAAAAGGTCATCGATACGTATGATATTAATTTCGAAATATGTATCTTGTGTGATTTATGTACGGAAGTTTGTCCGACTGAGGCGATTATCATGACGAACAACTTTGAACTGGCTCAGTATAGCCGTGACAAGCTTTACAAAGATCTGGAATGGCTTGATGAAAATGATCAAAACATACGGCAGGTGAATAAGCCATGA
- a CDS encoding DUF1146 family protein, whose product MVGYGQEALLSIFSHLVFIILAWWSLQALNFEKFLRKNRVAQARLLYILLAIVIGSVVSNFFLDYLFWSRQLPHLYG is encoded by the coding sequence ATGGTGGGATATGGGCAAGAAGCTTTGTTAAGTATATTCTCGCATCTCGTCTTTATTATATTAGCGTGGTGGTCACTTCAAGCGTTAAATTTCGAAAAATTCTTGCGTAAAAATCGGGTGGCCCAGGCAAGGTTGCTATATATATTGTTAGCCATTGTTATAGGAAGCGTCGTCAGTAACTTTTTTCTTGACTATTTATTCTGGTCTAGACAGCTTCCACATCTCTATGGATAG
- a CDS encoding YwmB family TATA-box binding protein: protein MKKLIMVLFGLSAVGLIFLNITNAKTKSDLFIMASILEEENVDIDQWTLHGREPLESSQKEEKLSSLMSQYPDWNWIKSGEQENWEATGVFTNEWGITETISILSSEGHSYLMYEVNGNGWNQEIKDSLQNVTFPKINEVFHEKAMIFACIYSEIDGNMYESVSTHASKFLQAFQAEEIETLREDNFVSATAYSPLFSESIKGHTERINLQLGLRNQGLGGKTTLVVGTPIITIEY from the coding sequence ATGAAAAAATTAATCATGGTTTTATTTGGTTTATCAGCGGTTGGACTTATATTTTTAAATATAACAAATGCAAAAACAAAATCGGACTTATTTATAATGGCTTCCATTTTGGAAGAGGAGAATGTTGACATTGATCAGTGGACCCTTCATGGTAGAGAACCGTTAGAAAGCAGTCAAAAAGAAGAAAAATTGAGCTCGTTAATGAGTCAATATCCTGATTGGAATTGGATCAAAAGCGGAGAACAAGAAAATTGGGAAGCGACGGGTGTTTTTACTAATGAATGGGGAATTACCGAAACGATTTCGATTCTTTCTTCAGAAGGCCATTCTTACCTCATGTACGAGGTGAATGGGAATGGTTGGAATCAGGAAATCAAGGATTCTTTACAAAACGTTACTTTCCCAAAAATAAATGAAGTCTTTCACGAAAAAGCCATGATTTTCGCTTGTATCTACAGTGAGATAGATGGTAATATGTATGAGTCTGTGTCTACCCATGCAAGCAAATTTCTACAAGCTTTTCAGGCTGAAGAAATTGAAACATTAAGGGAGGACAACTTTGTTTCGGCAACTGCGTATTCTCCACTATTTTCAGAGTCGATCAAGGGTCATACAGAAAGAATTAATTTACAACTAGGATTACGAAACCAAGGTTTGGGCGGAAAAACTACACTTGTAGTTGGCACACCCATCATAACGATTGAATATTAA
- a CDS encoding NADH-quinone oxidoreductase subunit J gives MISGEFLAFIVLAVIALAGGVLLLHLTKVVHMVLALVATFVSIAGIYVLLSAEFLAVVQILIYSGAITIIMLFGIMLTRQNDTVVNTGGRFRKTLLLLGVIGFGVVVYLGIYNLEFPQVAGTLHENNTEQIGIALYSKYIIPFELTSVVLLVALIGAIILAKQDDEKEVDQK, from the coding sequence ATGATCTCGGGAGAATTTTTAGCCTTTATCGTCTTGGCCGTCATTGCTTTAGCTGGCGGCGTTCTTCTCCTTCATTTAACAAAGGTTGTCCACATGGTGTTGGCGCTTGTCGCCACTTTCGTAAGCATCGCAGGGATCTATGTTCTGCTATCAGCGGAATTTCTAGCAGTCGTTCAAATTCTCATCTACTCCGGGGCGATTACGATCATTATGTTGTTTGGAATTATGCTTACACGTCAAAATGATACCGTTGTGAATACAGGCGGCCGGTTCAGAAAAACATTATTGCTTCTAGGCGTCATCGGCTTTGGCGTTGTCGTTTATTTAGGAATTTATAATTTGGAGTTCCCTCAAGTAGCGGGGACCCTTCACGAAAACAATACCGAGCAAATTGGAATCGCCTTGTACAGCAAATATATCATTCCGTTTGAATTAACTTCAGTTGTGCTTTTAGTCGCCTTAATCGGGGCCATTATTTTAGCAAAACAGGATGATGAGAAGGAGGTAGATCAGAAATGA
- the nuoL gene encoding NADH-quinone oxidoreductase subunit L, with product MIENAWIIPLFPLLSFLVLTLFRKQLKSSSDKVGIFLTLLAFIFSIIVLFERFTVSTYKAETPWLQIGNLHLTVGFEVNQLNALMLVIVSLVSFLVHIYSAGYMKGDDRLSVYYAYLGLFTFAMLGLVLSPNLLQTYIFWELVGLGSFLLIGFYFYKEEAKKAAKKAFIMTRIGDVGLLIGMILLFWEVGSFEYTAIFQAVSDGVISEGMITLTAILIFVGAVGKSGQFPLHTWLPDAMEGPTPVSALIHAATMVAAGVYLVAALFPLFQASEAALLTIAIVGAFTAIFAATIALVQTDIKRVLAYSTVSQLGYMMLALGSAGYVAGVFHLTTHAFFKALLFLAAGSVIHAVHTQDIEKMGGLWKKLPKTGWLFLIGTMAISGVPLLSGFFSKDEILISTWNAGHPILFVLAVITAFLTAFYMFRLFFMIFMGERRGDSNQEIRESPSIMTFPMTVLAVLAIVAGYVNTPWFGTFLGDWLTNGNGHEEGPIWIMLLATLLSLLGIYLAWLIYGKGSISRDWLTGKAPIAHGILSNKYFVDEIYRYSAVAGVKVFSLFLKYVEWFIVEGLAELIRGSVHRLGKWGAKVQNGQIQVYGTVAFVGLALLVVIYALTGGDL from the coding sequence TTGATAGAGAATGCATGGATCATACCGCTATTCCCGTTGCTATCATTTCTTGTGCTCACTTTGTTCAGAAAACAGCTCAAATCATCGAGTGACAAGGTTGGCATTTTCTTAACCTTATTAGCTTTTATCTTCTCAATCATTGTTCTGTTCGAACGTTTTACAGTGTCAACGTACAAAGCAGAAACACCTTGGTTACAAATTGGAAACCTCCATTTAACGGTCGGGTTTGAAGTGAATCAATTAAACGCATTAATGCTCGTCATTGTATCTCTCGTAAGCTTTCTTGTACATATTTACTCAGCGGGATATATGAAAGGCGATGACCGTTTATCCGTATATTACGCCTATTTAGGGTTGTTTACCTTTGCCATGCTTGGGCTGGTCCTATCCCCTAATTTATTGCAAACCTATATCTTTTGGGAGTTAGTTGGATTGGGATCGTTTTTACTCATTGGGTTTTATTTTTACAAAGAAGAAGCCAAAAAGGCCGCCAAAAAAGCGTTTATTATGACGCGAATTGGGGATGTTGGCTTGTTAATTGGAATGATTCTATTATTCTGGGAAGTTGGCAGTTTTGAATATACAGCAATTTTTCAAGCAGTAAGTGATGGGGTTATTTCGGAAGGGATGATCACGTTAACAGCGATTTTAATTTTTGTGGGAGCAGTCGGAAAGTCAGGTCAATTTCCGCTTCATACATGGCTTCCAGATGCAATGGAAGGGCCGACTCCTGTATCGGCACTCATTCATGCCGCCACAATGGTTGCTGCTGGAGTTTATTTAGTAGCTGCATTATTCCCGCTCTTCCAAGCGAGTGAAGCGGCACTACTGACGATCGCAATTGTTGGTGCATTTACGGCGATTTTTGCCGCTACAATTGCACTCGTTCAAACAGATATTAAAAGAGTTCTCGCCTATTCAACGGTGAGTCAACTAGGCTATATGATGCTTGCCTTAGGATCGGCAGGGTATGTCGCTGGCGTCTTTCACTTAACGACACACGCTTTTTTCAAAGCTTTATTGTTCCTAGCGGCAGGAAGTGTGATTCATGCCGTTCATACACAGGATATTGAAAAAATGGGTGGATTATGGAAGAAGCTTCCGAAAACGGGTTGGCTCTTTTTAATCGGTACGATGGCGATTAGTGGAGTTCCGTTGTTATCTGGATTTTTTAGTAAGGATGAAATCTTGATATCTACTTGGAATGCGGGACACCCCATTCTATTTGTATTAGCTGTCATTACCGCCTTTTTAACGGCTTTCTATATGTTTAGACTGTTCTTCATGATCTTTATGGGAGAACGAAGAGGGGATTCTAATCAAGAGATCCGTGAATCACCATCAATTATGACGTTCCCGATGACAGTGTTAGCGGTACTAGCAATTGTGGCTGGGTATGTGAACACACCCTGGTTTGGAACATTTCTCGGGGATTGGTTAACAAATGGAAATGGCCACGAAGAAGGCCCCATTTGGATTATGCTTCTTGCAACCCTCCTTTCATTGCTAGGAATCTACCTAGCATGGCTCATCTATGGAAAGGGATCGATTTCGCGTGATTGGCTGACAGGTAAAGCGCCAATTGCACATGGCATTTTATCTAATAAATATTTTGTTGATGAGATCTATCGATATAGTGCTGTCGCAGGCGTCAAGGTATTCAGTCTGTTCCTGAAGTATGTGGAATGGTTTATTGTTGAAGGACTCGCTGAACTCATTAGAGGATCTGTTCATCGCCTCGGGAAATGGGGAGCGAAAGTCCAAAACGGACAAATCCAAGTTTATGGGACAGTTGCATTTGTCGGTCTAGCACTCCTTGTGGTCATTTATGCCTTAACAGGGGGGGATTTATAA
- a CDS encoding NADH-quinone oxidoreductase subunit M, which yields MNLLSFLVFSPLLGMLILIFIPKTEGKLIKLVGILATLPALVISMFLYFQHGSGTDLKKWDVSYNWFSFKNSIQYGDLYSVLYELGIDGLSLVLLLLTTIIATLAAIASVKVSKELKGYYLLFLLLEIGMLGVFAAQNFILFFLFFEFTLIAAFFLIGKWGYEEKEKAAFSFLIYNGLGSAILLIVIIVLFAQTGTVNFGELREMIAVDGISPSLQFGLFISLLVAFGFKMPIVPLHSWMVRVHVQAPPAVVMIHAGVLLKIGAYGLIRFNVGLFPEQAKNFAVLLAILGVINLLYGAFLAFAQTDFKMVLAYSSVSHMGIVLIGLGALNEAGIQGAIFQSISHGLIAALLFFLVGVFYERTNTSEIPKLGGMAKAMPLTAGFLLVGVMASLGLPGLSGFVSEFMAFLGLFREMPWLAAIGAIGIIMTAVYLLRAVLGVTYGRENREWAGVWDLQRIEWIPTLVLTALIIAIGVYPNLLGSPLQATLESIMLKVGG from the coding sequence ATGAATCTATTATCGTTCTTAGTGTTTTCTCCTCTCCTTGGTATGCTCATTCTCATTTTTATTCCAAAAACAGAGGGAAAGCTAATTAAACTAGTCGGAATTCTCGCGACATTGCCTGCGCTTGTGATTTCTATGTTTCTATATTTTCAACATGGATCAGGCACGGACTTGAAAAAATGGGATGTCAGTTACAACTGGTTCTCATTTAAAAATTCGATTCAATATGGAGATTTATATTCTGTTTTGTATGAACTGGGAATTGATGGCTTGTCACTTGTGCTGTTGTTGCTAACAACAATAATAGCAACATTGGCTGCAATCGCCTCCGTGAAAGTCAGCAAAGAGTTAAAAGGCTATTATCTTCTGTTCTTATTGCTAGAAATCGGGATGCTTGGGGTGTTTGCAGCCCAAAACTTTATATTATTTTTCCTATTCTTTGAGTTTACGTTAATCGCTGCTTTTTTCCTCATTGGTAAATGGGGATACGAGGAGAAAGAAAAAGCGGCGTTCAGCTTTCTGATTTACAATGGACTCGGCTCAGCCATTCTCTTAATTGTGATCATCGTATTGTTTGCCCAGACAGGGACAGTCAATTTTGGTGAATTACGAGAAATGATTGCCGTTGATGGCATTTCACCATCTTTGCAATTTGGACTTTTTATTAGTTTGCTAGTCGCATTCGGATTTAAAATGCCGATTGTGCCGCTCCATAGCTGGATGGTTCGAGTGCATGTTCAAGCTCCACCCGCAGTTGTCATGATTCATGCAGGGGTTTTATTAAAAATTGGGGCGTATGGGTTAATTCGTTTTAACGTTGGATTGTTTCCGGAGCAAGCAAAAAACTTTGCTGTTTTGCTTGCCATCCTTGGGGTGATCAATTTGTTGTACGGTGCTTTTTTGGCCTTTGCACAAACAGACTTCAAGATGGTTCTTGCCTATTCATCGGTGTCCCACATGGGAATTGTGTTAATTGGCTTAGGTGCATTAAATGAGGCAGGGATACAAGGGGCAATCTTCCAAAGTATTTCACATGGATTAATTGCCGCATTGCTATTTTTCCTCGTTGGGGTCTTTTATGAGAGAACGAATACATCCGAAATTCCGAAGTTAGGTGGAATGGCAAAGGCGATGCCGCTTACAGCAGGCTTTCTCCTCGTAGGCGTCATGGCGTCACTTGGATTGCCAGGCTTGTCAGGGTTTGTAAGTGAATTTATGGCATTCCTAGGCCTCTTTAGGGAAATGCCATGGCTCGCGGCTATAGGAGCAATTGGGATAATTATGACGGCGGTATACTTGCTCCGTGCCGTGCTTGGCGTCACATATGGAAGAGAAAACCGTGAGTGGGCTGGAGTCTGGGATCTACAACGGATCGAGTGGATTCCTACGCTTGTGTTGACGGCTTTAATTATCGCCATTGGCGTATATCCGAATCTATTAGGCAGCCCGCTGCAAGCAACACTAGAATCAATCATGCTGAAGGTAGGAGGGTGA